A window of the Lolium perenne isolate Kyuss_39 chromosome 7, Kyuss_2.0, whole genome shotgun sequence genome harbors these coding sequences:
- the LOC127313882 gene encoding B3 domain-containing protein Os01g0234100 — MNFQGKTQAPQASDSRTGMGQELALVVHPSFTLLDDAVHGDDDDFKLMEQEKLAMVVHQQPTEEDADQVEFSPLMMVRPESEETAQERRPAFRYDQRPEITKFYTRRARLAGSKPAKSKIEQKPALFDRKSSPFTKGHNHNDIVPPTPTRKRRRPAVSKSAKRKKDKNGDFQPEVHIVREKNFTSTEGAQRVTRVSSKASDDDNNNLESAEAIDGAIAHSIKSLVKNFEIPDDLRLRYIELCLARKALLHRHLPKNIGSEFIEAMIVETAKIAEGIKASSLSSLEDLTLWKKTLTSFEFLGMDVAFMVKRVDDLLDLLNAPDHPLEGYKELEEERDRAIQHVRAQESRMTIVKGDLEQMDARLKEMEETSVNKNH; from the exons ATGAATTTTCAGGGCAAGACACAGGCGCCGCAGGCAAGTGATTCCAGGACCGGCATGGGGCAGGAGCTGGCATTGGTGGTACATCCAAGTTTCACTCTGCTCGACGACGCCGtgcacggcgacgacgacgacttcaaGCTGATG GAGCAGGAGAAGCTCGCTATGGTTGTTCATCAACAGCCTACGGAAGAAGATGCTGACCAAGTCGAATTTTCTCCATTGATG ATGGTGAGGCCCGAGAGCGAGGAGACTGCCCAGGAAAGGCGTCCAGCCTTTCGTTATGATCAACGACCAGAGATAACTAAATTTTATACA AGAAGAGCGAGGCTAGCAGGTTCCAAGCCTGCCAAGAGCAAGATAGAGCAGAAGCCGGCATTATTTGACAGAAAAAGCAGCCCCTTTACTAAGGGTCACAATCATAATGATATTGTGCCACCAACGCCCACC AGGAAGAGAAGGAGGCCAGCAGTCTCCAAATCTGCCAAGAGGAAGAAAGATAAAAATGGTGACTTTCAGCCAGAG GTGCACATAGTAAGAGAGAAAAATTTCACTTCTACTGAAGGAGCGCAAAGAGTCACAAGAGTCAGCAGCAAAGCATCCGATGATGACAACAACAACCTAGAGAGTGCAGAGGCAATAGACGGCGCCATTGCCCATTCTATCAAAAGCCTTGTGAAGAACTTCGAGATCCCTGACGACCTGCGCTTGAGGTACATCGAGCTCTGCCTCGCGCGGAAGGCACTCCTCCACAGGCATCTTCCGAAGAATATAGGCTCCGAGTTCATCGAGGCGATGATCGTGGAGACGGCCAAGATCGCGGAGGGCATCAAGGCCTCCTCCCTTTCTTCCCTCGAGGACCTTACGCTATGGAAGAAGACCCTGACATCATTTGAGTTCCTTGGCATGGATGTCGCCTTTATGGTCAAGCGGGTAGACGACCTCCTGGACCTCCTCAACGCTCCAGATCACCCGTTGGAGGGATACAAAGAGTTGGAGGAAGAGCGGGATCGTGCCATACAGCACGTGAGAGCCCAGGAGTCAAGGATGACGATCGTGAAGGGCGATCTGGAGCAGATGGATGCGCGGTTGAAGGAAATGGAGGAGACCAGCGTGAATAAGAATCACTGA